A portion of the Desulfovulcanus ferrireducens genome contains these proteins:
- a CDS encoding P-II family nitrogen regulator, with amino-acid sequence MIMVRAIIRPEKSTEVMKALLEAGYPAVTKIEVSGRGKQRGLKLGEMVYDQLAKEMLMVVVPEREKEFVVRAILESARTGEKGTFGDGKIFISAVEEIYTISSGKKEA; translated from the coding sequence ATGATCATGGTTCGTGCTATTATCAGGCCGGAAAAGAGCACAGAGGTAATGAAAGCATTGCTTGAGGCAGGTTATCCAGCCGTGACTAAAATCGAGGTTTCAGGTCGGGGTAAGCAACGGGGGTTAAAGCTTGGCGAAATGGTTTATGACCAGCTAGCCAAGGAGATGCTCATGGTCGTGGTCCCTGAACGGGAGAAGGAATTCGTGGTCAGGGCCATACTGGAGAGTGCCCGTACAGGGGAAAAGGGAACCTTTGGTGATGGCAAGATTTTCATCTCTGCTGTGGAGGAGATCTATACTATTAGTTCCGGTAAAAAAGAAGCTTAA